In the genome of Limnobaculum zhutongyuii, one region contains:
- the dppF gene encoding dipeptide ABC transporter ATP-binding subunit DppF yields MSQEYPLLQAIGLKKYYSVKNGLFSAQQQVKSLDGVSFTLERGKTLAVVGESGCGKSTLGRMLTMIEVPTEGELYYQGQDLLKHDPAAQKLRRQKIQIVFQNPYGSLNPRKKIGEILEEPLRINTSLSKAERREKALAIMAKVGLRTEHYERYPHMFSGGQRQRIAIARGLMLNPDIVVADEPVSALDVSVRAQVLNLMMDLQQEMGLSYVFISHDLSVVEHIADDVMVMYLGRCVEQGTKDQIFNNPRHPYTQALLSATPRLNPDVRRERIKLTGELPSPLNPPQGCAFNARCQRAFDTCFDIKPALKNYDGQLIACFAVEQDEENKVCSLEKAV; encoded by the coding sequence ATGAGTCAGGAATATCCATTATTACAGGCTATTGGTCTGAAGAAGTATTATTCAGTTAAAAATGGGCTGTTCTCTGCTCAACAACAGGTGAAGTCTCTGGATGGGGTTTCCTTTACTCTGGAGCGGGGAAAAACGCTGGCGGTGGTTGGTGAGTCCGGCTGCGGTAAATCAACGCTGGGTCGTATGTTAACCATGATTGAAGTACCCACAGAAGGTGAACTCTACTATCAGGGGCAGGATCTGCTGAAACACGATCCGGCGGCACAAAAACTGCGTCGTCAGAAAATTCAGATTGTATTCCAAAACCCTTATGGTTCGCTGAATCCACGCAAGAAGATAGGTGAGATACTGGAAGAGCCGCTGCGGATTAATACCTCATTATCTAAAGCGGAACGGCGCGAAAAGGCACTGGCAATTATGGCTAAAGTCGGGCTGAGAACCGAGCACTATGAGCGTTATCCGCACATGTTCTCCGGTGGCCAGCGTCAGCGTATCGCTATTGCTCGCGGATTGATGCTTAATCCGGATATTGTTGTGGCGGACGAACCGGTATCGGCGCTGGACGTTTCCGTTCGGGCACAGGTACTGAATCTGATGATGGATTTACAGCAGGAAATGGGGCTCTCCTATGTCTTTATTTCCCATGATCTATCGGTCGTGGAACATATTGCCGATGATGTGATGGTGATGTACTTGGGGCGTTGTGTAGAGCAGGGCACCAAAGACCAGATTTTTAATAATCCGCGTCATCCTTATACTCAGGCATTACTCTCTGCCACTCCGCGTTTAAATCCGGATGTACGCCGTGAAAGAATCAAGCTAACCGGTGAACTACCCAGTCCGTTAAATCCACCTCAAGGTTGTGCCTTTAACGCTCGTTGCCAGCGCGCCTTTGATACCTGTTTTGACATTAAACCGGCATTGAAGAACTATGACGGGCAGCTAATCGCCTGTTTTGCCGTGGAGCAGGATGAGGAAAATAAGGTTTGTAGCCTTGAAAAAGCGGTATAG
- the dppD gene encoding dipeptide ABC transporter ATP-binding protein: protein MALLDIDRLSVHFGDDSTPFRAVDRVSYSVEKGEVVGIVGESGSGKSVSSLAIMGLIDFPGKVMANSLHFDGRDLRTISEKERRQIVGDEIAMIFQDPMTSLNPCYTVGYQIMEALKIHQGGNRKTRRQRAIDLLTQVGIPAPESRLDNYPHQLSGGMSQRVMIAMAIACRPQLLIADEPTTALDVTIQAQIIELLLELQRRENMALILITHDLALVAEAAQYIIVMYAGQVMESGKAEEIFRTPRHPYTQALLRALPEFSSEKERLNSLPGVVPGKYDRPKGCLLSPRCPYATDFCRQQEPELKGEARRQVKCHTPLDDQGRPTL, encoded by the coding sequence ATGGCACTATTAGATATTGATCGACTATCGGTTCATTTCGGTGACGACAGTACCCCGTTTCGGGCGGTTGACCGGGTGAGTTACAGCGTCGAGAAAGGGGAAGTGGTTGGGATTGTAGGAGAATCCGGTTCGGGTAAGTCGGTCAGCTCGCTGGCCATTATGGGACTGATTGATTTTCCTGGCAAAGTCATGGCTAACAGCCTGCATTTTGACGGTCGGGATTTGCGAACTATCTCTGAAAAAGAGCGCCGTCAGATTGTAGGTGATGAAATCGCTATGATTTTTCAGGACCCAATGACTAGCCTCAATCCATGCTATACCGTGGGTTATCAGATTATGGAAGCGTTGAAGATTCATCAGGGCGGCAACCGAAAAACGCGCCGCCAGCGCGCCATTGACTTGTTGACTCAGGTTGGCATTCCGGCTCCGGAGTCCCGTCTGGATAACTATCCTCACCAGCTATCGGGTGGTATGAGCCAAAGGGTGATGATAGCAATGGCTATCGCCTGTCGCCCTCAGTTATTGATTGCCGATGAGCCAACAACAGCGCTGGATGTGACCATTCAGGCGCAAATTATCGAATTACTGTTGGAACTACAGCGTCGCGAAAATATGGCGCTGATTCTGATCACTCACGATTTAGCGTTGGTGGCTGAAGCCGCACAGTACATTATCGTGATGTATGCCGGTCAGGTAATGGAAAGCGGTAAGGCGGAAGAGATTTTCCGTACCCCACGCCATCCTTATACACAGGCGTTGTTACGCGCATTGCCTGAGTTTTCCAGTGAGAAAGAGCGTTTAAACTCGTTGCCAGGGGTAGTTCCCGGTAAATACGATCGACCTAAAGGCTGTTTATTAAGCCCTCGTTGCCCTTATGCCACCGATTTCTGCCGCCAGCAGGAGCCGGAACTTAAAGGGGAAGCCAGAAGACAGGTGAAATGCCATACGCCGCTTGACGATCAGGGGAGGCCAACGCTATGA
- the dppC gene encoding dipeptide ABC transporter permease DppC: protein MSEVTVSAPKPMTPLQEFWHYFRRNKGAVVGMIYIIIMLIIAVGAQWLAPYSPAEQFRDALLTPPAWQDGGSMQHILGTDDVGRDILSRLMYGTRLSLLVGCLVVSLSLILGVILGVIAGYLGGIIDIAIMRVADIMLALPSLLLALVLVAIFGPSIVNASLALTFVSLPHYVRLTRAAVLSEVNRDYVTASRVAGAGPMRQMFINILPNCLAPLIVQASLGFSNAILDMAALGFLGMGAQPPTPEWGTMLSSVLQFAQSAWWVVTFPGLAILFTVLAFNLMGDGLRDALDPKLKQ from the coding sequence ATGAGTGAAGTAACCGTATCTGCGCCAAAACCAATGACGCCGCTGCAGGAATTCTGGCACTACTTTCGTCGCAATAAAGGCGCAGTAGTAGGGATGATTTATATCATCATCATGTTAATTATTGCCGTTGGGGCTCAGTGGTTAGCGCCATATTCACCGGCAGAGCAGTTCCGTGATGCATTGTTAACGCCACCGGCCTGGCAGGATGGCGGCAGTATGCAGCATATTTTAGGTACCGATGATGTAGGCAGAGATATTCTTTCCCGTCTGATGTACGGTACCCGTTTATCACTGCTGGTTGGTTGTTTAGTGGTGAGTTTATCGCTGATCCTTGGGGTGATTCTGGGGGTTATTGCCGGTTATCTGGGTGGCATTATCGATATCGCGATTATGCGTGTAGCAGACATTATGCTGGCTCTGCCCAGCTTACTGTTAGCCTTGGTGCTGGTGGCGATTTTTGGCCCTTCGATTGTTAACGCCTCGCTGGCCCTGACGTTTGTATCATTGCCGCACTATGTGCGTTTAACTCGGGCAGCGGTGTTGTCTGAAGTGAATCGCGACTACGTCACGGCGTCTCGCGTGGCGGGCGCAGGCCCAATGCGCCAGATGTTTATCAATATTCTGCCAAACTGTCTGGCGCCGCTGATCGTTCAGGCATCACTGGGCTTTTCGAACGCCATTTTAGATATGGCGGCATTGGGTTTCCTGGGAATGGGGGCACAGCCACCAACGCCCGAGTGGGGAACCATGCTTTCTTCCGTATTACAGTTTGCTCAAAGTGCCTGGTGGGTGGTGACATTCCCGGGACTGGCCATTCTGTTTACCGTACTGGCCTTTAACTTAATGGGGGACGGCCTACGTGATGCGCTCGACCCTAAACTTAAGCAGTAA
- a CDS encoding ribosomal protein uL16 3-hydroxylase codes for MDYQLDLDWDDFLNRYWQKRPVVLKNVIKNFIDPISPDELAGLAMESEVDSRLVSQPNGHWQASNGPFESYDHLGEKGWSLLVQAVNHWHAPSAALVRPFRKLPDWRLDDLMISFSVPGGGVGPHIDQYDVFIIQGMGSRRWRVGDKKPLKQYCPHPALLHVEPFDPIIDEDLAPGDILYIPPGFPHDGFTHETALNYSVGYRGPNTRDLISNFADYVLEHDLGGEHYSDPDLKLREHPALVEEYELERLRGMMINLINQPEDFNQWFGRFVTTSRHELDIAPAEPAYRSDEIYDSLVQGESLIRLSGLRVLRVGDLCFANGELIDTPHLEAADALCRYPLISQKELGDALEDPAFVAVLAHLVNSGYWYFNDY; via the coding sequence ATGGATTATCAACTTGATTTAGACTGGGATGACTTCTTAAACCGCTACTGGCAGAAGCGTCCGGTGGTATTGAAGAACGTTATCAAAAACTTTATTGATCCAATCTCGCCGGATGAGTTAGCAGGATTGGCTATGGAGAGCGAAGTTGACAGCCGTTTGGTGAGTCAGCCAAATGGTCACTGGCAGGCCAGTAATGGTCCTTTTGAAAGCTATGATCACCTGGGAGAAAAAGGCTGGTCATTATTGGTACAGGCGGTTAACCACTGGCATGCACCTTCTGCGGCTTTAGTGCGTCCTTTCCGTAAGCTGCCTGACTGGCGTCTTGACGATTTGATGATCTCTTTCTCTGTTCCTGGCGGTGGTGTAGGCCCACATATCGACCAGTATGATGTATTTATTATTCAGGGTATGGGCAGCCGCCGTTGGCGCGTGGGGGATAAAAAGCCGTTAAAGCAATACTGCCCGCATCCAGCCTTACTTCATGTAGAGCCTTTTGATCCCATCATTGATGAAGATTTAGCGCCGGGCGATATTCTGTATATTCCACCAGGATTTCCACACGATGGTTTCACTCACGAAACGGCACTGAACTATTCCGTTGGCTATCGTGGGCCTAATACTCGCGATCTTATCAGCAATTTCGCCGATTATGTGCTGGAACATGATTTAGGTGGTGAGCACTACAGCGATCCGGATCTGAAGCTGAGAGAACACCCGGCATTAGTTGAAGAGTATGAACTGGAACGCCTGCGCGGCATGATGATTAATCTGATTAATCAACCAGAAGATTTCAACCAATGGTTTGGTCGTTTCGTGACAACGTCACGCCATGAGCTGGATATTGCACCAGCTGAACCTGCATACCGTTCTGATGAAATTTATGATTCATTAGTACAGGGAGAGAGTCTGATTCGCCTGAGCGGTCTGCGAGTGCTGCGCGTTGGTGACCTTTGCTTCGCTAACGGTGAGCTTATTGATACTCCGCACCTTGAAGCCGCGGATGCACTATGCCGTTATCCATTAATCAGCCAGAAAGAGTTGGGTGATGCACTGGAAGATCCGGCGTTTGTTGCGGTGCTGGCGCATCTGGTGAATAGCGGTTATTGGTATTTTAACGACTATTGA